From a region of the Opitutia bacterium genome:
- a CDS encoding MotA/TolQ/ExbB proton channel family protein — protein MTAFSYGIFAQGGPVMWLLLLLGLAGLVIFMERALFLHRGQIRSTEFLNGIKNLLQKGRLMEALTLCEETPGPIAAVVKAGLRHAGDDEQGMRFAVQEAALTEIPILERRIGTLAAIAQVAPLLGLLGTLLGMIKTFWLFRNGGNYATPSVLSGGMMEALLTAAAGLAIAIPVHLGRHFLSGRVRALVHDMEWVGNELMRYLLREHRATNAGGDAVAAEKK, from the coding sequence ATGACGGCATTCAGCTACGGTATTTTTGCGCAAGGCGGCCCGGTGATGTGGCTGCTGCTCCTGCTCGGCCTCGCCGGGCTGGTGATTTTCATGGAGCGCGCGTTGTTCCTGCATCGCGGGCAGATTCGCTCCACGGAGTTTCTCAACGGCATCAAGAATCTGTTGCAGAAGGGCCGTTTGATGGAGGCGCTGACGCTGTGCGAGGAGACTCCGGGCCCGATCGCGGCGGTCGTGAAGGCGGGTTTGCGGCACGCGGGCGATGACGAGCAGGGGATGCGCTTCGCGGTGCAAGAGGCGGCGTTGACGGAGATCCCGATCCTTGAGCGGCGCATCGGCACGCTGGCGGCGATCGCGCAGGTGGCGCCGTTGCTCGGTTTGCTCGGCACGTTGCTCGGGATGATCAAGACGTTCTGGTTGTTCAGGAACGGCGGCAACTACGCGACGCCGTCGGTGCTGTCGGGCGGGATGATGGAGGCGCTGTTGACGGCGGCGGCGGGTCTGGCGATCGCGATCCCGGTGCATTTGGGGCGTCATTTTCTCAGCGGGCGCGTGCGTGCGCTCGTGCACGACATGGAGTGGGTCGGCAACGAACTGATGCGGTATTTGCTGCGCGAGCACCGTGCGACGAACGCGGGCGGAGATGCGGTGGCGGCGGAAAAGAAATGA
- a CDS encoding response regulator, with product MVSPLPANEAQRLAALRSYAILDTAPEREYEDLVALAAEICGAPLASITFVDEARQWFKARVGFPEAATPREISFCAHAIVAPHGDDLFVVNHADADPVFRHFDNVTGPPQIRFYAGAPLVTPDGFALGTLCVLDRQPRLLTESQARALRVLRRHVVNALELRRLVHAQSATIAELHATQHALETARVSALAATDAKSRFLATMSHEIRTPMNAVVGMTDLLARTPLTSEQHEAVFTIRASGELLLRLVGDILDLAKIEAGKLELEEAPFNIRECLEHALRLVRSTAQSKGLSLELAVAPDLPAEVSGDVTRLTQILVNLLSNAVKFTARGTVTVRASAQRTDDEHYQLSFAVSDTGIGLRPEELAHLFQDFSQAHASTTRRYGGTGLGLAISQRLAALLGGRIHVESAPGRGSTFTATVLARPVAEAATGPLDTSFAQRHPARVLFADDNLVNRRVALQQLRRLGYSPDVADDGSDALARWRVGDHDLVLLDVEMPGLDGHEVCAAIRREGHRPRPAIIMLTGHAGAGARAASIACGADEQLVKPVTLDVLAHTLARTLAERRA from the coding sequence ATGGTTTCACCTCTGCCCGCCAACGAAGCGCAGCGGCTCGCCGCGTTGCGCTCCTACGCCATCCTCGACACCGCGCCCGAGCGCGAATACGAGGACCTCGTCGCGCTCGCCGCCGAGATCTGCGGCGCTCCGCTGGCCTCCATCACCTTCGTCGACGAGGCGCGGCAATGGTTCAAGGCCCGCGTCGGTTTCCCCGAGGCCGCAACTCCGCGCGAGATTTCGTTCTGCGCCCACGCCATCGTCGCGCCGCACGGCGACGACCTCTTCGTGGTCAACCACGCCGACGCGGATCCTGTTTTCCGCCACTTCGACAACGTCACCGGTCCGCCGCAGATCCGCTTCTACGCCGGCGCGCCGCTGGTCACGCCGGACGGCTTTGCCCTCGGCACGCTTTGCGTCCTCGACCGCCAGCCACGCCTCCTGACCGAGTCGCAGGCCCGCGCGCTCCGGGTCCTGCGCCGCCACGTCGTCAACGCCCTCGAGTTGCGCCGTCTGGTTCACGCCCAATCCGCCACCATCGCCGAACTCCACGCCACGCAACACGCGCTCGAGACTGCCCGCGTTTCCGCCCTCGCCGCGACCGACGCGAAAAGCCGTTTCCTCGCGACCATGAGTCACGAGATCCGCACGCCGATGAACGCCGTGGTCGGGATGACCGATCTGCTCGCACGCACGCCACTCACGTCCGAGCAGCACGAGGCCGTCTTCACCATCCGCGCAAGCGGCGAACTCCTCCTGCGCCTCGTCGGCGACATCCTCGACCTCGCCAAAATCGAAGCCGGCAAACTCGAACTCGAGGAAGCGCCCTTCAACATCCGCGAATGTCTGGAGCACGCGCTGCGCCTCGTGCGCTCCACCGCCCAGTCCAAAGGCCTCAGCCTCGAACTCGCGGTCGCGCCGGATCTCCCGGCCGAAGTCAGCGGCGATGTCACGCGGCTCACGCAGATCCTCGTGAACCTCCTTTCCAACGCCGTGAAATTCACCGCGCGTGGCACCGTCACCGTGCGGGCTTCGGCGCAGCGGACGGATGACGAACACTATCAACTCTCGTTCGCCGTCAGCGACACCGGCATCGGCCTCCGGCCGGAGGAACTCGCGCACCTGTTCCAGGATTTTTCGCAAGCCCACGCCTCCACCACGCGTCGCTACGGCGGCACCGGCCTCGGCCTCGCCATCAGCCAGCGCCTCGCCGCTCTCCTCGGCGGCCGAATCCACGTCGAGAGCGCACCCGGCCGCGGCTCGACCTTCACCGCAACCGTGCTCGCGCGCCCGGTCGCCGAGGCAGCCACCGGACCGCTCGACACGTCGTTTGCGCAGCGCCATCCGGCGCGCGTGCTCTTCGCCGATGACAACTTGGTGAACCGACGCGTCGCGCTCCAACAACTCCGACGCCTTGGCTACTCGCCCGACGTTGCCGACGACGGCTCCGACGCGCTCGCACGCTGGCGCGTCGGCGACCACGACCTCGTGCTGCTCGATGTCGAGATGCCCGGCCTCGACGGACACGAGGTCTGCGCCGCCATCCGTCGCGAAGGCCATCGCCCGCGCCCCGCGATCATCATGTTGACCGGACACGCCGGCGCCGGCGCCCGCGCGGCAAGCATCGCCTGCGGCGCCGACGAGCAACTCGTGAAACCCGTCACGCTCGACGTGCTCGCGCACACGCTCGCCCGCACGCTGGCCGAGCGCCGCGCCTGA
- a CDS encoding LemA family protein codes for MIIALLVLLGLAAVLAFWVAGSYNSLVTLRNRFKNAFAQIDVQLKRRYDLIPNLVETAKGYLKHERETLEAVIKARNVAYAAAQTAAANPADAGAMKNLLGAESGLAGAMSRLMVVSEQYPDLKANQNMMQLTEELTSTENKISFARQAYNDAVTSYNTSRESFPTNILAGMFNFAEAQLFQVDNAAERAAPQVKFS; via the coding sequence ATGATTATCGCTCTTCTCGTTCTCCTCGGCCTCGCCGCCGTGTTGGCCTTCTGGGTCGCGGGTTCCTACAACTCGCTCGTCACACTCCGCAACCGCTTCAAAAACGCGTTCGCCCAAATCGACGTCCAGCTCAAGCGCCGCTACGACCTCATCCCGAACCTCGTCGAAACGGCCAAGGGCTACCTGAAACACGAGCGCGAGACGCTCGAAGCCGTCATCAAGGCCCGCAACGTCGCCTACGCCGCCGCGCAAACCGCCGCCGCCAATCCCGCCGACGCCGGCGCAATGAAGAACCTCCTCGGCGCCGAGTCCGGCCTCGCCGGCGCGATGTCCCGCCTGATGGTCGTCTCCGAGCAATACCCCGACCTCAAGGCCAACCAGAACATGATGCAGCTCACCGAGGAGCTCACCTCGACCGAGAACAAAATCTCCTTCGCCCGCCAGGCCTACAACGACGCGGTCACGAGCTACAACACGAGCCGCGAGAGCTTCCCGACGAACATCCTCGCCGGCATGTTCAACTTCGCCGAAGCCCAACTCTTCCAGGTCGACAACGCCGCCGAACGCGCCGCGCCGCAAGTGAAGTTCTCCTAA
- a CDS encoding DUF4870 domain-containing protein → MPSGNEKIWSILCHISVFSVGIGLVLPLAVYLAYRHESPYAAGNAKEALNFHLSLLLYCLCCIPLIFLLGLGVALIIAMGFGSLILGIIAAVKASDGIAYRYPFTIRWIN, encoded by the coding sequence ATGCCCAGCGGTAACGAAAAAATCTGGAGCATCCTCTGCCACATCTCCGTGTTTTCCGTCGGCATCGGCCTGGTGCTGCCTCTCGCCGTCTATCTGGCCTACCGCCACGAATCTCCTTACGCGGCCGGCAACGCAAAGGAAGCGCTGAACTTTCACCTCTCCCTCCTGCTCTACTGCCTCTGCTGCATTCCGCTAATTTTCCTCCTCGGACTCGGCGTCGCCCTGATCATCGCGATGGGTTTCGGTTCCTTGATTCTCGGCATTATCGCGGCAGTGAAAGCCTCTGACGGCATCGCTTACCGCTATCCATTCACCATCCGCTGGATCAACTAA
- a CDS encoding M48 family metallopeptidase, producing MDFFEAQARAKRRTNRLVILFALAVLGTIAASYVAAVAIVGLNASRERPSRYDSERTPFVYWDPTIFTGVAVATLAVVSLASLYKWSQMRAGGSAVAELVGGRRIDPHTTNLHERRLLNVVEEMAIASGTPVPAVYVLDEEPAINAFAAGLTTSDAVVAVTRGTLEKLTRDELQGVVGHEFSHILNGDMRLNVKLAAIVFGILVIGLLGRGILEGLGRGRVRSSGDKKGGGMAAILAVGVALLLIGYVGYFFGRLIQAAVSRQREFLADASAVQFTRNPAGLSGALKKIGGYAIGSNLTAKHASEIGHFFFAQGFTSFFGGLWATHPPLAERLRAIDPRWDGQLFESPEVVDVAAESFASAGLAGPAPTARHTAASPRATPPPLVREVVREGESPAPAHAPFAPAAVTASIGALTEQHFLEARVLLDAVPPELRTATRTAATAIPLVYALILDASPATRDRQLALITQHSSPAHADAAAAFAPALASLDERAKLPLFQLCLPALRTLDAATLDRFVTTLDELVHSDAEVSAFEFALQKMLLRQLSLARASTPRAPVQFSSFQPLAGDIAIVLSALARAGATEPARVSLAFAAGVGQLPLIADRLVLTGADACSLAHLDAALDRLAGASLPIKQRVLAGAAQVIGADRVVLPREADLFRAIAAAIDCPVPVLAA from the coding sequence ATGGATTTCTTCGAAGCCCAAGCCCGCGCGAAACGCCGCACCAACCGGCTCGTCATCCTGTTCGCGCTCGCCGTGCTCGGCACCATCGCCGCGAGCTACGTCGCCGCCGTCGCGATCGTCGGCCTGAACGCCAGCCGCGAACGCCCCTCGCGCTACGACTCCGAGCGCACGCCTTTCGTTTACTGGGACCCGACCATCTTCACCGGCGTCGCCGTCGCGACACTTGCCGTCGTCAGCCTCGCCTCGCTCTATAAATGGTCGCAAATGCGCGCGGGCGGCTCCGCCGTCGCCGAACTCGTCGGCGGCCGCCGCATCGATCCGCACACGACCAACCTCCACGAACGCCGCCTGCTCAACGTCGTCGAGGAGATGGCCATCGCCTCCGGCACGCCCGTGCCCGCCGTCTACGTGCTCGACGAGGAGCCCGCGATCAACGCCTTCGCCGCCGGCCTCACCACGTCCGACGCCGTCGTCGCCGTCACGCGCGGCACCTTGGAAAAACTCACGCGCGACGAGCTGCAGGGCGTCGTCGGCCACGAGTTCAGCCACATTCTGAACGGCGACATGCGGCTCAACGTGAAGCTCGCCGCCATCGTCTTCGGCATCCTCGTCATTGGCCTGCTCGGTCGCGGCATCCTCGAAGGCCTCGGCCGCGGCCGCGTGCGCAGCAGCGGCGACAAGAAAGGCGGCGGCATGGCCGCCATCCTCGCCGTCGGCGTAGCGCTTCTGCTCATCGGCTACGTCGGCTACTTCTTCGGCCGGCTCATCCAAGCCGCCGTGTCACGCCAACGCGAATTCCTCGCCGACGCCTCCGCCGTGCAATTCACGCGCAACCCCGCCGGCCTCTCCGGCGCCCTGAAAAAAATCGGCGGCTACGCCATCGGCTCCAACCTCACCGCCAAACACGCCTCCGAGATCGGCCACTTCTTTTTCGCGCAAGGCTTCACCTCGTTCTTCGGCGGACTCTGGGCCACGCACCCGCCGCTCGCCGAACGCCTCCGCGCCATCGACCCGCGCTGGGACGGCCAGCTTTTCGAGTCGCCCGAAGTCGTCGACGTCGCCGCCGAATCCTTCGCCTCCGCCGGCCTCGCCGGTCCCGCGCCGACGGCGCGCCACACCGCCGCCTCCCCGCGCGCCACGCCGCCGCCGCTCGTGCGCGAGGTCGTCCGCGAAGGCGAGTCCCCCGCACCCGCCCACGCGCCCTTCGCACCCGCTGCGGTCACCGCGAGCATCGGTGCGCTGACTGAGCAACACTTCCTCGAAGCCCGCGTGTTGCTCGACGCCGTCCCGCCCGAACTCCGCACCGCCACGCGCACCGCCGCGACCGCCATCCCGCTCGTCTACGCGCTGATCCTCGACGCCAGTCCGGCCACGCGCGACCGCCAGCTCGCTCTCATCACTCAACATTCCTCGCCCGCCCACGCCGACGCGGCCGCGGCCTTCGCTCCCGCGCTCGCGAGCCTCGACGAGCGCGCGAAACTCCCGCTTTTCCAACTCTGCCTGCCCGCGCTGCGCACGCTCGACGCCGCCACGCTGGACCGCTTCGTCACTACGCTCGACGAGCTCGTCCATTCCGACGCGGAAGTCAGCGCCTTCGAGTTCGCGCTGCAAAAGATGCTCCTGCGCCAGCTCTCGCTCGCCCGCGCCAGCACGCCGCGCGCGCCCGTGCAATTCAGCTCCTTCCAACCGCTCGCAGGCGACATCGCGATCGTCCTCTCCGCCCTCGCCCGCGCCGGCGCGACGGAGCCGGCGCGCGTGTCCCTCGCCTTTGCCGCCGGCGTCGGCCAGCTCCCGCTCATCGCCGACCGGCTCGTGCTCACCGGCGCCGACGCCTGTTCGCTCGCCCACCTCGACGCCGCGCTCGACCGCCTCGCCGGCGCGTCGTTGCCCATCAAGCAACGCGTCCTCGCCGGCGCCGCTCAAGTCATCGGCGCCGACCGCGTCGTGCTGCCGCGCGAAGCCGACCTCTTCCGCGCCATCGCGGCCGCGATCGATTGCCCCGTCCCCGTCCTCGCCGCCTGA
- a CDS encoding SufE family protein encodes MTVAERQQQMIADFLLIEDAQERLAAIVDRARPRLAASRAEHIDDHRVRGCVSAVWLVCEARDGRCWFRSDAESPLVRGVVALLCDLYDGGAPAEIVTTEPALVEELGLARTLSPTRLNGLRSVRARIRDYAAAQLASSAPRGS; translated from the coding sequence GTGACCGTCGCCGAACGACAGCAACAAATGATCGCCGACTTCCTCCTCATCGAGGACGCGCAGGAACGTCTCGCCGCGATCGTCGATCGCGCCCGCCCGCGCCTCGCCGCCTCGCGCGCCGAGCACATCGACGACCACCGCGTGCGCGGCTGCGTCTCCGCCGTCTGGCTGGTGTGCGAAGCGCGCGACGGCCGTTGCTGGTTCCGCAGCGACGCGGAATCCCCGCTCGTCCGCGGCGTCGTGGCGTTGCTGTGCGATCTCTACGACGGCGGCGCGCCGGCGGAAATCGTCACGACCGAGCCCGCGTTGGTCGAGGAACTCGGCCTCGCTCGCACGCTCTCGCCCACGCGGCTCAACGGCCTGCGCAGCGTTCGCGCGCGGATCCGCGACTACGCCGCGGCGCAATTGGCTTCGTCCGCTCCTCGCGGCTCCTGA
- a CDS encoding TatD family hydrolase, producing MPLYDAHNHAHDDWLAPHHERIDADLRAVGLRRAVVNGTCEADWPAVAALAARFPWVYPSYGLHPWDAGNRAEGWFDRLKERLAAEPHAAIGEIGLDRWILDSAKPDDPRLAGLRRAPLEEQGEVFIKQLSLAAAENRPVTIHCLQAFGALEGLLRHVNTPTRGFLLHAYGGPAELVGKFAEYGAYFSFNGAFLEPRHAAKREVFKRIPADRLLVETDAPAMPPPTDRAAFRLPPAPEGTTVNHPANLAAAYAGLAELRDVPLDALSAQVEANFLRFFGA from the coding sequence GTGCCGCTCTACGACGCCCACAACCACGCTCACGACGACTGGCTTGCGCCGCACCACGAGCGCATCGACGCCGATCTGCGCGCCGTCGGCCTGCGTCGCGCCGTCGTGAACGGCACCTGCGAAGCCGACTGGCCCGCCGTCGCCGCCCTCGCCGCGCGTTTTCCGTGGGTTTATCCGAGCTACGGCCTGCACCCGTGGGATGCCGGCAACCGCGCCGAAGGCTGGTTCGACCGTCTCAAGGAGCGCCTCGCCGCCGAACCCCACGCCGCGATCGGCGAGATCGGCCTCGACCGTTGGATCCTCGACAGCGCGAAGCCCGACGACCCGCGCCTCGCCGGCCTGCGCCGCGCTCCGCTCGAGGAACAGGGCGAGGTCTTCATCAAGCAGCTCAGCCTCGCCGCCGCCGAAAACCGCCCCGTCACGATCCACTGTCTGCAAGCCTTCGGCGCGCTCGAGGGCCTGCTCCGCCACGTCAACACGCCCACCCGCGGCTTCCTGCTGCACGCCTACGGCGGTCCGGCCGAGCTAGTCGGCAAGTTCGCGGAATACGGCGCCTATTTCTCGTTCAACGGCGCCTTCCTCGAACCGCGTCACGCGGCGAAGCGCGAGGTCTTCAAACGCATCCCCGCCGACCGCCTGCTGGTCGAGACCGATGCGCCCGCGATGCCGCCACCGACCGACCGCGCCGCCTTTCGCCTGCCGCCCGCTCCCGAAGGCACCACGGTGAACCACCCCGCCAATCTCGCCGCCGCCTACGCCGGCCTGGCCGAATTGCGCGACGTGCCGCTCGATGCCCTGTCCGCGCAGGTGGAGGCGAATTTTCTGCGCTTTTTCGGCGCCTGA
- a CDS encoding energy transducer TonB, translating to MKTIRALSCSIALACFAIAVPAFAQSVDSVADVVTKFDSPPQPVKTKPPQYPHKLRSEGVAGMVVVTMVIDEGGKVLACQIAKSSNEAFNDPALEAVRTWTFVPAKVAGKAVRAKVSIPLKFEVEA from the coding sequence ATGAAAACCATTCGAGCCCTGTCCTGTTCGATCGCCCTGGCATGTTTCGCCATCGCGGTCCCAGCGTTTGCCCAATCCGTCGATAGCGTCGCAGACGTTGTCACCAAGTTCGACTCGCCGCCGCAACCGGTGAAGACGAAGCCGCCGCAATACCCGCACAAGCTACGCTCGGAAGGCGTCGCCGGCATGGTCGTCGTCACCATGGTCATCGACGAAGGCGGCAAAGTCCTCGCCTGCCAGATCGCCAAGTCCTCGAACGAGGCCTTCAACGATCCCGCGCTCGAGGCCGTGCGCACCTGGACGTTCGTCCCCGCCAAGGTCGCCGGCAAAGCCGTCCGCGCCAAGGTCAGCATCCCGCTGAAGTTCGAGGTCGAGGCCTGA